The following proteins come from a genomic window of Sorghum bicolor cultivar BTx623 chromosome 3, Sorghum_bicolor_NCBIv3, whole genome shotgun sequence:
- the LOC8079089 gene encoding uncharacterized protein LOC8079089 — protein MECNRDEAARAKALAERKMMDKDFVGAKKMIIRAQQLLKEVGDVDIPKMLTVCDVHCAAGAKVNNEIDWYGILQVPVNADDALIKKQYRKLALLLHPDKNKFGGAEAAFKLIGEANITLTDRSKRSVHDMKRNTFRSIITRPNHQPPKRPAPARSSSTPVNLHNMHQQHQHQASNPTGPQTTFWTICPACGMRYQYYLSILKKALRCQNCLKPFIAHDLKDQAIPSGANQRSAGVWKNAGGPQNFTGQSNVTGQKGWSATPGVHVNIGSHHANVHTKRETDGNAGGLKNKKKSARATKNPSKASTAGLKRGRRAVFESSESSISETSSDSEEEILKHGPSENSAGRGQQTRRSSRQKQEVKYNEDSGDDNDDAEDDDNTVKDDFVDSPALKRLRKNGLFHGDQSNKTANLNEDIAGHNGPINGVSNCSNMKDTMNASNGVEQMKRETMHAGENSDCKEKLFRSVSTIGPVQNDDDASDDNKFTFQDPEFFDFDQLRDVNQFRANQIWAVYDDQGCMPRFYARITRVKVIPKFLLHFVWLEFDPANKAEEAWSCRGLPVACGHFKHGQSETTKETSMFSRTISFETSKGKNCYEIYPRKGEVWALFKGWDIGWSSGAGNHKNLNHQYEVVQVLSDLTTSTSIIVMPLVKIKGFVSLFMQSREAAPYVIPHGDTLRFSHCVPHHLMSGTEKEGIPEGSLELDPAALPFNLEEAFPSANPECSSVRSQDIEGRKGSMNVGQGQHTKSVNAGIPIKTPKEEKIKHKTHLPEVTDVDDDDDDDDDNICQTEYVCTESEFYDFTEIRLLQRFSPGQIWALYSDIDKFPNYYAFIQKVDLKNDKVQVRWLDVCPQGEVEKRLSQEERTIGIGTFRLSNVLEMMTYTGTDAFSHRVEARYAGRKGEYEILPRLGEIWAVYKNWGPGWTAQDFEKCGYELVEILGHTDSSIQVQLLRKVDGYKMVFMSCRAKGSVKTIRKDEYPKFSHQIPCFHLTHEKGGKLRGYLELDPLSVPEEFLN, from the coding sequence ATGGAGTGCAACAGAGATGAGGCTGCTAGAGCGAAAGCTCTGGCAGAAAGAAAAATGATGGACAAGGattttgttggtgcaaaaaaGATGATTATCAGGGCGCAGCAACTTCTCAAAGAAGTGGGTGACGTTGACATTCCAAAAATGTTAACTGTCTGTGATGTTCATTGTGCTGCTGGAGCTAAGGTAAATAATGAGATTGATTGGTATGGAATACTGCAAGTACCTGTAAATGCTGATGATGCACTGATAAAGAAACAGTATCGTAAGCTTGCGCTTTTGCTACATCCTGACAAGAACAAGTTTGGAGGTGCAGAGGCAGCATTCAAATTAATTGGAGAAGCAAACATAACTCTTACAGACCGGTCAAAACGCTCTGTGCATGACATGAAAAGAAACACCTTCAGAAGCATTATAACGAGACCCAATCATCAGCCACCAAAAAGACCTGCACCtgctagatctagttctactcCTGTGAATCTCCACAATATGCATCAGCAACATCAGCACCAAGCCTCAAATCCTACAGGGCCGCAAACAACATTTTGGACTATTTGTCCAGCTTGTGGCATGAGATATCAGTACTACCTCTCGATCTTGAAGAAGGCTTTGCGCTGTCAGAATTGTTTGAAGCCATTTATTGCACATGATTTGAAGGATCAAGCTATTCCTTCTGGGGCAAATCAGCGATCTGCTGGGGTTTGGAAAAATGCAGGTGGACCACAGAATTTTACAGGCCAATCAAATGTCACTGGTCAGAAAGGTTGGTCTGCCACTCCAGGAGTTCATGTTAATATCGGTTCTCATCATGCTAATGTACATACAAAGAGGGAAACTGATGGTAATGCAGGTGGgctgaaaaacaaaaagaaatctGCCCGGGCCACCAAGAATCCTTCAAAAGCTTCAACTGCTGGATTGAAAAGGGGCAGGAGGGCAGTATTTGAATCTAGTGAGTCTAGCATTTCAGAAACCAGCAGCGACAGTGAGGAAGAGATTCTCAAACATGGTCCTTCTGAAAATAGTGCAGGGCGAGGTCAACAAACTCGCAGATCTAGCAGGCAGAAGCAAGAAGTTAAGTATAATGAGGATAGTGgtgatgataatgatgatgctgAAGATGACGATAACACGGTTAAGGATGATTTTGTGGATTCTCCTGCTTTGAAGAGGTTAAGAAAAAATGGTCTGTTCCATGGTGATCAAAGCAATAAAACAGCAAACCTGAATGAAGATATCGCTGGCCATAATGGTCCTATAAATGGTGTCAGTAACTGCAGTAACATGAAAGATACAATGAATGCTTCCAATGGAGTTGAACAGATGAAGAGAGAAACGATGCATGCTGGAGAAAATAGTGATTGCAAAGAAAAGCTATTTCGTTCTGTCAGCACCATTGGTCCCGTTCAAAATGATGATGATGCTTCAGATGATAATAAATTCACTTTCCAAGATCCAGAATTTTTTGATTTCGATCAACTTCGAGATGTAAATCAATTTAGAGCCAACCAGATCTGGGCTGTCTATGATGATCAAGGCTGTATGCCTAGATTTTATGCTCGAATCACAAGGGTAAAAGTTATTCCAAAGTTTCTGCTGCATTTTGTTTGGCTGGAGTTTGATCCTGCAAATAAAGCGGAGGAGGCATGGTCTTGCAGGGGTCTGCCTGTTGCCTGTGGACACTTTAAGCATGGACAGTCAGAGACAACTAAAGAAACTAGTATGTTCTCTCGGACTATATCTTTTGAGACAAGCAAGGGAAAAAACTGCTATGAAATATATCCAAGGAAAGGTGAAGTTTGGGCCCTTTTTAAGGGATGGGATATTGGTTGGAGCTCAGGTGCTGGCAATCACAAAAATTTGAACCATCAGTATGAAGTTGTTCAAGTCCTGTCTGATCTCACCACGAGCACTAGCATTATTGTCATGCCGCTTGTGAAGATAAAAGGCTTTGTTAGCTTATTTATGCAGTCCAGAGAGGCAGCTCCATATGTGATACCTCATGGTGACACACTAAGGTTCTCTCATTGTGTCCCGCATCATTTGATGAGCGGAACTGAAAAAGAAGGCATTCCAGAAGGATCTCTTGAACTTGATCCTGCAGCGCTTCCCTTCAACTTGGAAGAGGCTTTTCCTTCTGCTAACCCAGAATGCAGTTCTGTAAGAAGTCAGGATATTGAAGGTCGCAAAGGATCCATGAATGTGGGGCAGGGGCAACATACAAAATCCGTGAATGCAGGGATCCCTATAAAGACACCAAAGGAAGAGAAAATCAAGCATAAGACTCATCTACCTGAAGTTACAGATGtcgatgacgatgacgatgacgatgatgataACATTTGCCAAACAGAGTATGTATGCACTGAGTCAGAATTCTATGATTTTACAGAAATAAGATTGCTCCAAAGGTTTTCACCTGGGCAGATCTGGGCTCTCTATAGTGATATAGATAAATTCCCCAATTACTATGCATTCATACAGAAAGTTGATCTCAAGAATGATAAAGTACAAGTTAGATGGCTGGATGTCTGTCCTCAAGGAGAAGTGGAGAAAAGATTGTCCCAAGAAGAACGGACCATTGGCATTGGAACCTTTAGGCTTTCCAATGTCCTCGAGATGATGACTTACACTGGTACAGATGCCTTTTCTCATCGTGTTGAGGCCAGATATGCTGGCAGAAAAGGCGAATATGAAATACTTCCTCGTCTTGGTGAGATATGGGCGGTTTACAAAAACTGGGGGCCTGGATGGACTGCTCAGGATTTTGAAAAATGTGGATATGAACTGGTGGAGATACTTGGCCATACTGATTCCTCCATACAAGTTCAGCTTCTGAGGAAGGTGGATGGTTATAAGATGGTATTTATGTCATGCAGAGCTAAGGGTTCTGTGAAGACAATAAGGAAGGATGAGTACCCCAAGTTCTCTCACCAGATTCCCTGCTTTCATCTCACACATGAAAAAGGTGGCAAGCTTCGAGGCTATTTGGAGCTCGATCCCTTATCAGTACCAGAGGAATTTCTCAACTGA
- the LOC8079087 gene encoding uncharacterized protein LOC8079087 isoform X2: MPRANEMLRADSRMMVVFGALTSKPEQLTFEDSLRFVKKVKARDYMLYLSLFDILGRMELSQLDAYRELQLLFQNHPDLCEELEKFRPPVPIKQATNNIWPWVIVCAVPLVAVSLIPALGNPVLWFVQQTIGEKIAV, translated from the exons ATGCCAAGAGCAAATGAGATGTTGAGGGCAGATTCAAGAATGATGGTGGTCTTTGGTGCCTTGACGTCGAAACCAGAGCAGCTGACATTTGAAGACTCCCTCAGATTTGTCAAGAAAGTGAAG GCCCGTGATTACATGCTGTACTTGTCATTATTTGACATTCTTGGAAGAATGGAATTGTCCCAGCTTGATGCCTACCGAGAG TTACAGCTGCTGTTTCAAAATCACCCAGATCTGTGTGAAGAGCTTGAGAAGTTCAGACCACCTGTGCCTATAAAGCAGGCGACAAACAACATTTGGCCCTGGGTCATTGTTTGTGCTGTCCCATTGGTTGCAGTTAGCCTGATCCCGGCGCTTGGAAACCCAGTACTGTGGTTTGTTCAACAAACTATTGGTGAAAAAATAGCCGTCTGA
- the LOC8070463 gene encoding paired amphipathic helix protein Sin3b has product MTYSSFSNDRPVGGAASGAKNMSAAGAAARSWSPSVEDAMSFVQMVKEAFKEQHPDKYHLFVRVMDDFKNHRIGIAEVAATAKALFQDNPDLALGFNAFLPKGHRILVGLDELAACFIRDMNLDDDDDGH; this is encoded by the exons ATGACCTACTCATCCTTCTCCAATGACCG GCCGGTCGGAGGTGCAGCAAGTGGGGCGAAGAACATGtcggccgccggcgccgccgccagatCGTGGTCGCCGTCGGTGGAGGACGCGATGAGCTTCGTGCAGATGGTGAAGGAGGCGTTCAAGGAGCAGCACCCGGACAAGTACCACCTCTTCGTCCGCGTCATGGACGACTTCAAGAACCACCGGATCGGCATCGCCGAGGTGGCGGCCaccgccaaggccctgttccAGGACAACCCTGACCTGGCGCTGGGATTCAACGCCTTCCTCCCCAAGGGCCACAGGATCCTGGTCGGCCTTGATGAGCTCGCCGCCTGTTTCATCAGGGACATGAATCtggacgacgatgacgacggcCATTGA
- the LOC8079087 gene encoding uncharacterized protein LOC8079087 isoform X1, with protein sequence MMVISSSFAAQTSIGNGGTMPRANEMLRADSRMMVVFGALTSKPEQLTFEDSLRFVKKVKARDYMLYLSLFDILGRMELSQLDAYRELQLLFQNHPDLCEELEKFRPPVPIKQATNNIWPWVIVCAVPLVAVSLIPALGNPVLWFVQQTIGEKIAV encoded by the exons ATGATGGtaatttcttcttcttttgcaGCTCAGACCTCAATAGGCAACGGAGGTACAATGCCAAGAGCAAATGAGATGTTGAGGGCAGATTCAAGAATGATGGTGGTCTTTGGTGCCTTGACGTCGAAACCAGAGCAGCTGACATTTGAAGACTCCCTCAGATTTGTCAAGAAAGTGAAG GCCCGTGATTACATGCTGTACTTGTCATTATTTGACATTCTTGGAAGAATGGAATTGTCCCAGCTTGATGCCTACCGAGAG TTACAGCTGCTGTTTCAAAATCACCCAGATCTGTGTGAAGAGCTTGAGAAGTTCAGACCACCTGTGCCTATAAAGCAGGCGACAAACAACATTTGGCCCTGGGTCATTGTTTGTGCTGTCCCATTGGTTGCAGTTAGCCTGATCCCGGCGCTTGGAAACCCAGTACTGTGGTTTGTTCAACAAACTATTGGTGAAAAAATAGCCGTCTGA
- the LOC8079088 gene encoding paired amphipathic helix protein Sin3-like 3: protein MKRGARDDALMGSQLKRPNVARSDPSAQPQHNMPVPGSASGAAPPPQAGAAPPAQPQQPSGAALTNQKLTTNDALVYLKAVKDKFQDKREKYEEFLEVMRDFKSERIDTNGVIVRVKTLFNGYPELILGFNAFLPKGYAIKLQEEKKPVDFVEAINFVNKIKNRFQHDEQVYKAFLDILNMYRKDNKSIQDVYQEVALLFTEHKDLLEEFQHFLPDTSVAPQAVASRGGLVKREDRGSLVPPANRTLHNDKRDRAYLSHADRDFSVDRPDVEHDRQRRRLDKEKEQRKVERDRRDYEREDKDGEHDSRDLEIGQRKRKPFPRKMEDNAAAEAHQGGPSENHGIHSVSASSYDDKDALKSVYTHEFHFCEKVKEKLEHEAYQEFLKCLHIYSQEIITRSELKNLVNDILQHYPDLMEGFNEFLEHCENIDGFLAGVFNKRPTARVVKTEDKEKDRDRDREDRDRDREKEREKERERLDKGSTFNSKEGSSHKPPMFSGKEKYNLSKPISELDLSNCQRCTPSYRLLPKNYPMPPASNRTDLGASVLNDHWVSVTSGSEDYSFKHMRKNQYEESLFRCEDDRFELDMLLESVNAATKRVEELIEKMQDNSVKPESPIRIDEHLTPLNLRCIERLYGDHGLDVMDVLRKNASVALPVILTRLKQKQEEWSRCRSDFNKVWAEIYAKNYHKSLDHRSFYFKQQDTKNLSTKSLLTEIKEINEKKRKEDDVLLAIAAGNRRPIVPNMSFEYVDSEIHEDLHKIIKYSCGEVCNSSDQLDKVMRIWTTFLEPILGVQRKHGSEDPDLVKPKSRTTKLGLANAGESNTGAGIVSKQNNGDESEQGLSSRARLANGVAADTQNGFHDADRTARRGEEPSNAILNGRVHGAISADETPSLSAQNIASTERAAENAAVVRTEQHKANSELTPGVNASRSSHDAVEAAGEGKTGNETLLSAEGGETGRLGPSLNGTSEGIKGRLNNDGSVPHTSKVEREEGELSPNGDFEEDHFVPFEDGTSKGKEGSTSRSFQGRPGEVVPSSAEAAGENDADADDEGEESAQRSTEDSENASEAGEDASGSESGDGEECSREDHDEEEEDMDHDDQDAKAESEGEAEGTTETHDVEGGISLPLSERFLYSVKPLAKHVPTALHDREEKFSRIFYGNDSFYVLFRLHQILYERLLSAKTNSFTAEKKWRNSKDTNPPDLYAKFMSALYNLLDGSSDNTKFEDDCRAIIGTQSYVLFTLDKLIYKVVKQLQAIATDEMDNKLLQLYLYEKSRSPGRFFDLVYHENARVLLHDESIYRFECCSSPTRLSIQLMEYGHEKPEVTAVSIDPNFSSYLFSEYLCSTSDKKLSEGVYLGRNKRKYSNNDEPSDSLKAMDSIKVVNGLECKISCKTSKVSYVLDTEDFLFRLRKRRKILRGGNVPDSLQISKIYAAKVQRFNRFLSKP from the exons ATGAAGCGCGGCGCCAGGGACGACGCGCTCATGGGGTCACAGCTCAAACGCCCCAACGTTGCCCGATCCGATCC GTCGGCTCAGCCACAGCATAATATGCCTGTGCCCGGTTCAGCGTCTGGGGCCGCACCGCCGCCTCAGGCTGGTGCTGCTCCGCCGGCACAGCCGCAGCAGCCATCCGGCGCTGCCTTGACCAACCAGAAGCTGACGACAAATGATGCGCTCGTCTACCTTAAGGCAGTTAAGGATAAGTTCCAGGACAAGCGGGAGAAGTACGAGGAGTTCCTCGAGGTCATGCGCGACTTCAAGAGCGAGAG GATTGACACCAATGGAGTGATTGTCCGTGTCAAAACGCTGTTCAATGGGTACCCTGAACTGATCCTTGGGTTCAACGCCTTCTTGCCTAAGGGCTATGCGATCAAGCTACAAGAAGAGAAGAAGCCTGTTGATTTTGTGGAAGCTATCAATTTCGTGAACAAGATAAAG AATCGGTTTCAGCATGATGAACAAGTTTACAAGGCATTCTTGGACATCCTCAACATGTACCGCAAGGATAATAAGTCTATCCAAGATGTTTACCAAGAG GTTGCTTTGCTGTTCACTGAACATAAAGATTTGCTTGAAGAATTCCAGCATTTTCTGCCTGATACCTCAGTGGCCCCACAGGCAGTGGCCTCAAGGGGTGGTTTGGTTAAGCGGGAGGACAGGGGCTCTTTAGTGCCTCCTGCAAATAGGACCCTTCACAATGATAAG AGGGACAGAGCTTATCTGTCACATGCTGACCGTGATTTTAGTGTTGACCGTCCTGACGTGGAGCATGATCGCCAGAGAAGACGTCTTGATAAAGAGAAAGAACAACGGAAGGTGGAAAGGGATAGAAGGGAttatgagagagaagacaaggaTGGTGAACATGACAGCAGAGATCTGGAGATAGGACAGCGTAAGAGAAAGCCTTTTCCAAGGAAGATGGAGGATAATGCAGCTGCTGAGGCACACCAAGGAGGCCCCAGTGAGAATCATGGAATCCATAGTGTATCTGCCTCATCATATGACGATAAGGATGCACTGAAGA GTGTATACACGCATGAGTTCCATTTCTGTGAGAAGGTGAAGGAAAAGCTGGAGCATGAAGCTTACCAAGAGTTTTTGAAATGTCTACACATCTACAGCCAAGAGATTATCACGAGAAGTGAACTGAAGAACTTG GTGAATGATATACTCCAGCATTATCCAGATCTTATGGAAGGGTTTAATGAATTCTTGGAGCATTGTGAAAATATAG ATGGATTTCTTGCCGGTGTCTTCAACAAAA GGCCAACTGCGAGAGTTGTTAAAACTGAGGATAAAGAAAAGGATAGAGATAGGGACAGGGAGGACAGGGATAGAGATCGGGAAAAGGAAAGAGAGAAGGAACGAGAAAGGCTCGATAAAGGATCAACATTCAATTCAAAGGAAGGTTCTAGTCACAAACCTCCTATGTTCTCTGGCAAAGAGAAGTACAATCTATCCAAACCAATATCAGAGCTTGATCTCTCAAACTGTCAACGCTGCACTCCGAGTTATCGGCTTCTACCTAAAAAT TATCCCATGCCCCCGGCCAGCAACAGGACTGATCTTGGAGCCTCTGTTCTGAATGATCACTGGGTGTCAGTGACATCAGGAAGTGAAGATTATTCATTTAAGCACATGCGGAAGAATCAGTATGAGGAAAGCTTATTTCGATGCGAGGATGACAG GTTTGAGTTGGATATGCTGTTGGAATCAGTTAATGCAGCGACTAAGCGTGTTGAAGAGCTTATAGAAAAGATGCAAGACAACTCAGTCAAACCTGAgagcccaatacgcatcgatgAGCATTTAACTC CATTGAACCTGAGGTGCATTGAGCGACTGTATGGTGATCATGGTCTGGATGTGATGGATGTTCTACGCAAAAATGCTAGTGTTGCATTGCCAGTTattctaactaggctcaaacagAAGCAGGAGGAGTGGTCAAGGTGTAGATCAGACTTCAACAAAGTTTGGGCTGAAATATATGCCAAGAATTATCACAAGTCACTTGACCATCGTAGTTTCTATTTCAAGCAGCAAGATACGAAGAACCTGAGCACAAAGT CTCTCCTGACGGAGATAAAAGAAATTAATGAGAAGAAAAGGAAGGAAGATGACGTGCTCCTTGCCATTGCTGCTGGAAATAGGCGGCCTATAGTTCCAAATATGTCATTTGAGTATGTAGACTCGGAAATCCATGAAGATCTACATAAGATCATTAAGTACTCCTGTGGTGAAGTCTGCAACTCTTCAGATCAGTTAGATAAAGTGATGAGAATATGGACAACTTTTCTGGAGCCAATTTTGGGTGTGCAGCGAAAACATGGGTCTGAGGATCCTGACCTAGTTAAACCGAAGAGCCGAACAACAAAATTGGGTCTTGCAAATGCGGGAGAAAGCAATACTGGAGCTGGGATTGTCTCAAAGCAAAACAACGGTGATGAAAGTGAACAAGGACTGTCATCTCGGGCTAGATTAGCAAATGGAGTTGCAGCCGACACTCAAAATGGTTTCCATGATGCAGATCGAACTGCCCGTAGAGGTGAAGAACCATCAAACGCTATACTAAATGGAAGAGTGCATGGTGCTATCTCTGCAGATGAAACACCTTCCCTGAGCGCACAAAACATTGCTTCTACCGAGCGAGCAGCAGAAAATGCAGCTGTTGTTAGGACTGAACAGCATAAGGCAAATTCGGAACTTACGCCAG GTGTGAATGCTTCTAGAAGTTCTCATGATGCAGTTGAGGCGGCTGGTGAAGGCAAGACTGGCAATGAAACATTACTTTCTGCTGAG GGAGGGGAGACGGGGAGGTTGGGACCATCTTTAAATGGCACCAGCGAGGGAATTAAAGGGCGCCTAAATAATGATGGTTCTGTGCCCCATACTTCAAAAGTCGAAAGAGAAGAGggtgaattgtcaccaaatggggATTTTGAAGAGGACCATTTTGTTCCTTTCGAAGATGGAACATCTAAAGGAAAGGAAGGTTCTACAAGCCGATCGTTCCAGGGTAGGCCTGGGGAAGTGGTACCGTCTTCTGCTGAGGCAGCTGGTGAGAATGATGCTGATGCTGATGATGAGGGTGAGGAAAGTGCTCAGAGGTCTACTGAGGACAGTGAAAATGCTTCAGAGGCGGGTGAAGATGCATCGGGCAGTGAATCTGGTGATGGCGAGGAATGCTCTCGCGAAGATCATGATGAGGAAGAAGAGGATATGGATCATGATGATCAGGATGCAAAAGCTGAAAGTGAGGGCGAGGCAGAAGGAACAACTGAGACACATGATGTGGAGGGAGGAATATCACTGCCACTTTCAGAACGCTTTCTGTACTCAGTTAAACCACTTGCCAAGCATGTACCTACAGCTTTACATGATCGAGAGGAGAAGTTCTCACGTATATTTTATGGAAACGATTCATTTTATGTCTTGTTCAGACTACATCAG ATCTTATATGAGAGACTACTTTCAGCAAAAACCAACTCTTTCACTGCTGAAAAGAAATGGAGGAATTCCAAGGATACAAACCCTCCTGATCTATATGCAAA GTTTATGAGTGCGCTGTACAACTTGCTTGATGGTTCTTCTGACAACACCAAATTTGAGGATGACTGTCGAGCTATTATTGGGACTCAGTCATATGTTCTCTTTACTTTAGATAAACTGATTTATAAAGTTGTGAAGCAG CTTCAAGCCATAGCAACAGATGAAATGGACAATAAGCTTCTGCAGCTATATTTATATGAAAAATCAAGATCTCCTGGGAGGTTCTTTGACCTAGTTTATCATGAAAATGCCCGTGTCCTACTCCATGATGAGAGCATCTACCGATTTGAATGT TGCTCGAGTCCAACAAGGTTATCTATTCAGCTGATGGAATATGGTCACGAAAAGCCAGAAGTGACTGCAGTATCAATTGATCCaaatttttcttcatatcttttTAGCGAGTATTTGTGTAGTACGTCCGACAAGAAATTATCTGAAGGCGTCTACCTTGGAAG GAATAAGCGGAAATACTCAAATAATGATGAACCTTCAGATTCTTTGAAGGCAATGGATAGTATCAAAGTTGTGAATGGTCTTGAATGCAAGATATCCTGCAAGACCTCTAAG GTCTCATATGTCCTTGATACTGAAGATTTCTTGTTCCGACTTCGGAAGAGACGGAAAATTTTGCGGGGTGGGAATGTGCCCGACAGTTTGCAGATTTCAAAAATATATGCTGCAAAAGTGCAGCGCTTCAATAGGTTCCTATCCAAACCATAG